A genomic window from Denticeps clupeoides chromosome 11, fDenClu1.1, whole genome shotgun sequence includes:
- the acsl2 gene encoding long-chain-fatty-acid--CoA ligase 1 — translation MHFQEWLRSLRPGADGVKVPELEDLRSLLPSVPALSSLSLATSSVLGLGALASLMAYWLVTRPRPIAPPCDLQAQSIPVQGDPSCRRSALLKDETLLEFYHEDTRTIYDMFQRGRRIAGDGPCLGFRKPREPYQWISYTEVEEQAQVLGSGLRAKGCQPNSQQFVGIFAQNRPEWVIAELACYTFSMAVVPLYETLGEEAMVHILNLAELALVLCDKEEKAVSLLAHKEKGVAPHLSCLVLFNPFSTALVDKGKSCDVEILHLDQIMDLGRLNLKAPVPPNPEDLAVVCFTSGTTGKPKGAMITHGNIASNTSSVIKILEGYFEISQEDVSISYLPLAHMFERMIQVSMFCHGARVGFYQGDISLLMDDIKTLQPTLFPVVPRLLNRIYDKILGSVTSPLRRAVLRYAVRRKQAELNSGVVRNDSLWDRLVFNKIQASMGGKLRFILTASAPISPTVLSFLRATLGCLIFEGYGQTECTAGCTFSMPGDWSAGHVGAPLPCNVVKLSDIPEMSYYSRNGEGEICIRGHSVFRGYLRDQERTAEALDGDGWLHTGDVGQWLPNGTLRIIDRKKHIFKLSQGEYIAPEKIENVYMRSVPVLQVFVHGDSLQSHLIGIVVPDPEVFTDWTKDRGIVGSCEELCQNPDVKKAVLEDMTLVGKQAGLKSFEQVKDIHLHPEPFSISNGLLTPTLKSRRADLRRFFQPQITLMYSKAAA, via the exons ATGCATTTTCAGGAGTGGTTGCGCTCCCTGCGGCCCGGTGCCGATGGCGTGAAGGTTCCAGAGCTGGAGGACCTGAGGAGCCTCCTCCCGTCTGTTCCTGCCCTCTCCAGCCTCTCACTGGCCACCTCCTCTGTCCTGGGGCTCGGAGCTCTCGCCTCCCTGATGGCTTACTGGTTGGTGACACGACCCCGGCCCATCGCACCGCCATGTGACCTGCAGGCCCAGTCCATTCCTGTGCAG GGTGACCCCAGCTGTAGACGTTCAGCTCTTCTGAAGGATGAAACCCTGCTAGAGTTTTACCATGAGGACACCAGGACCATCTATGACATGTTTCAAAGGGGGCGGCGGATAGCAG GTGATGGACCTTGCCTCGGATTCAGGAAACCCAGAGAGCCCTACCAGTGGATCTCCTACACAGAG GTGGAGGAGCAGGCGCAGGTGTTGGGGTCTGGACTCAGGGCCAAAGGCTGTCAGCCAAACTCccagcagtttgtggggatcTTCGCACAGAACAGGCCAGAG TGGGTTATTGCAGAGTTGGCCTGCTACACCTTCTCCATGGCTGTGGTGCCGCTGTATGAGACCCTGGGAGAGGAGGCTATGGTGCACATACTCAACCTTG CCGAGCTGGCGCTGGTGCTCTGTGATAAAGAAGAAAAGGCCGTGTCACTCCTGGCCCACAAGGAGAAGGGTGTGGCGCCACATCTGTCCTGCCTGGTGCTCTTTAACCCCTTCAGCACCGCCCTGGTGGACAAGGGGAAGAGTTGCGACGTGGAGATTTTACACTTGGACCAGATCATG GACCTGGGCAGACTGAATCTTAAAGCTCCTGTG CCACCCAATCCAGAAGACCTGGCAGTGGTCTGTTTCACCAGTGGCACTACAG GAAAACCCAAGGGGGCCATGATCACCCACGGCAACATCGCCTCCAACACCTCCTCAGTCATCAAGATCTTGGAG GGTTACTTTGAAATTAGTCAAGAGGACGTTTCCATCTCCTACCTGCCTCTGGCTCACATGTTTGAGCGCATGATCCAG GTCTCCATGTTCTGCCACGGTGCTCGTGTGGGCTTCTACCAGGGGGACATCTCTCTGCTCATGGACGACATTAAGACCCTGCAGCCCACATTGTTCCCGGTGGTTCCACGTTTACTCAACCGCATCTACGACAAG ATCCTGGGATCGGTGACGTCTCCTCTACGTCGGGCGGTCCTGCGCTACGCGGTGAGGAGGAAGCAGGCGGAGCTCAACAGCGGTGTGGTTCGCAATGACAGCCTGTGGGACAGACTGGTGTTCAACAAGATTCAG GCCAGCATGGGAGGGAAGCTGCGATTCATCCTGACTGCTTCAGCTCCCATCTCCCCCACCGTCCTGTCCTTCCTGAGGGCCACACTGGGCTGCCTG ATTTTCGAAGGTTATGGACAGACTGAATGCACCGCTGGCTGCACCTTCTCTATGCCCGGAGACTGGAGTGCTG GTCATGTTGGGGCGCCGTTGCCGTGTAACGTGGTGAAGCTGTCAGATATTCCTGAGATGAGCTACTATTCGAGGAACGGAGAAGGAGAG ATCTGCATCCGGGGCCACAGTGTGTTCCGCGGCTACCTCCGAGACCAGGAGAGGACCGCAGAGGCGCTGGACGGCGACGGGTGGCTCCACACTGGGGACGTGGGACAGTGGCTTCCC AATGGGACCCTCCGTATCATCGACAGGAAGAAGCACATCTTTAAACTGTCCCAGGGCGAGTACATCGCTCCAGAGAAGATCGAGAACGTCTACATGCGCAGTGTTCCTGTGCTGCAGGTGTTTGTACATGGAGACAGTctgcag tctcATCTGATTGGAATTGTGGTGCCAGATCCAGAGGTGTTCACTGATTGGACAAAAGACCGTGGGATTGTGGGATCTTGTGAGGAGCTCTGTCAGAACCCG GACGTGAAGAAGGCCGTGCTAGAGGACATGACTCTGGTGGGGAAGCAGGCGGGGCTCAAATCTTTTGAACAG GTGAAAGACATTCACCTCCATCCGGAACCCTTCAGCATCAGCAACGGCCTCCTCACCCCCACCCTGAAGAGCCGCCGAGCCGACCTCCGCAGGTTCTTCCAGCCACAGATCACGCTTATGTACAGCAAGGCTGCAGCGTAG